The following DNA comes from Flammeovirgaceae bacterium.
GCCGGTCCATTACACCCTGGTGAGGCAATTGGTAGGCTTCCGTTCAAGCCAAATTTTTTCAATTGCCTTTTTTGAAGGACGTCCTTATCTTCCAACAAATTTTACATCATGGGCCGCCAGGACAATACTTTGCGTGGCAGGATCTTTTGGCTTGTTGCCTTCAGCATCGCCATGGGGTTTCTTGAGGCTTCCGTGGTCATCTACCTCAGGGACTTATATTATCCTGATGGCTTTGCGTTCCCGCTCACGTTCATGTCGGAAAGGAATACGGTTGTGGAATTGCTGCGCGAGGCAGCCACCATTATTATGCTGGCGGGAATTGGCGTTCTCGCGGGGCGTACGCCCAACCAGCGCTTTGCATTTTTTCTGGCTTCATTTGCCGTCTGGGACATCTTTTATTATGTGTTCCTCAAGCTTTTTTTGCACTGGCCTGGGTCATTGCTGGCCTGGGACATCCTGTTCCTCATCCCCGTTCCCTGGATTGGGCCGGTTATCGACCCCATTGTTGTTTCGGTCACGATGCTCCTGCTTGCTGCCTGCCTGGTTTACCGGGATGGCCCCACCCGGGCAGGCAGGCTTTCCATACGGGAATGGGCCCTATTGATAACGGGCAGTGTGGTAGTGGTGGGTTCGTGGACGTGGGAATATCTTCGGTACGGTTTTTCCTTTTCCGGCACAACCCCTCCCATCAACACTTTTGTGCCGCAAACTTATTTGTGGCCTGTGTTTTGGATAGGGGAAGGGATATTGCTGTTGGGCATTTACCTCTATTGGAAAAGGGCCAAACCAGACTTTCCGCCTCTGTGAAAGCCATGGCACACCGTTAGCCATCAATACTTTCAAACTCGGGGCAATCCAGCCTTATATCGTTTTTTTTCAACTCCATATGGAGCAGGTTGCAATAGTCTTTCTTTTTGGTATGACTGTAAAACCGGCAACCATAACAGGTGCGCTGCACACTAAGGATGCCACCTTGATAGAGTTGGTAAATCAAATGGCCTAGGGAGGTAAACAGGTTTTCCAGGTCCTTTTGCGCAAGGGTGCCCAGTTGCGTTTTAAGGGGGTTGGCAAAACCTTCTGTTTCCGACACCGCCCGCTCCCCTGCCGCGGACAGGCCAATGGTATAGCCACGGCTGTCCGAGGTGGAAAAATTTTTTACGATCAGTTTTTTTTGCGCCAGGATACGGACGGCATCGCTTATGGTGGGCTTGGTAACATTAAACTCTTGGGCCAGGTGGCTGACGTTGCACAATTCGTTTTTGTGGTAGGCCACAAATATGAGGAGCTGGATTTGAATGGGGCTAAGGCCCAGTGCCTTGGCTTTTTCCCACAACAATACCTTAAAAGCTTCCGATATGCGCTCCAGCCCTGCCACGATCTTGGCAGGCACGTCTTTTTGCTGGTGCGATGGATTGAAAATGCTTTTGCCCATGGCACAAAGTTAGTTATCCTAATTGATCAACGAATGCCGTCAGCATTTTTTTCATCCCCACAGGGGTGGTGTGGCCAAAAGAGTGGTGTAAAATTTCAAGCCTGTCATTGATGATGATAAAAGTGGGCGTGCCACGAAGCTGGTTGAGGGTGAAAGTAAGGGAGATGGATTCGAGGCCTCTGAGGTAGTTCAGTGCGTTTTTTACAATGGCGGCCTGCTGGGGGGGCGGGAGCTGTTGAAAATTGGGTAGGGACGAGGCAAGCCGGGCAGCCGCCTGCCCATAATCAAAAGAGGCACCTGCCGTTTTGTCCATGGCCACTGGGAAGGGTATGGGCACCGGGTACGCAGTGGTTCCTTGCTGTTGAAATGCTTTCTTTGTCTCGCCTACCAACCCCCTCTGCTCCAGCAGCAAACGTGTGTTTTCTTGCGTGTTCAGTCCAAAATCCTCAAAAGCGGTAGAGATGCCCAAAAATGAAATGCGCTGATGAAATTCCCTGTACAGTTGGTTGACCAGGGGAAACCCATGCAGGAAGCATCCAGGGCAGTTGACCTGAAAAAAGAACAGGAAGTTCAGCCTGCCCAGGCTGAACTTCCCATTGAACACTGTTCCATATTGTAGGTCCAGTTTCTGCATATTGGATATTATTTTTCCTTTACCTGGTAAGGCAATGACAAATCGCCACTCGCCACGCTATATACCGTGTACACGCCCAGCATGGGCAATCCCGCATTGCTGGTATTGACTTTCATCAAAGCGGCCACACCATCATAACTGAAATTGACCTGGTTGTTGATCCTGTAATCCGGCACTACCACCCTGATGGCGTTGTTTTTGGTTTTTACCGGATAGCCGGGTGAGTCCATGTACATGGGCATGCCGGGGTTGGTGGGCGGCAACACCACGGTCTTGTCGTCTTTGTTAAATTCCTTTACCGCCAGGCCGCCTTCCACCCTGTCGTCTTTCACCAATACCACCCAGTGCGGATGCCAAACAATACCGTCATTGTCGAAAGTACGGTCATTGTTTTCATCCCACAATGGAGTGTCATCAAAGTCGGGGTGAGAGGTGAGGGCCAGTGCCACAATGCCTTCCGTTGCACTGAATCCTACATCAGTAGGTTGTAAACTGGTAGGGAAGACGTAACCCAGCACGGGTGCGCCATCCATTTGTCCCGCTGGTGTAGGTGTGGTGTTGCCGGCCATGCCTTTTACATTGATTTCCCAAACGGTCAGGTCTAGGTCAGTATGGTGTGTTACGTTCACTTGTTTGATTTGAAAGTCCTCGTTGTCGTACGGTTTTTTTTGTGCACACGACACGAAGGTAATAACCGAAAGGAAAAACAAGGCAATCAGGGAAATTTTTGATTTCATGGTGTAAGGGGTTTAATTAAGGAATCCTAACTATTAAAAAGAAATTTTTTATGCTTTTACATCGGCCATGGAGGCGCCAAAATTGATGTGCAGCACGTTGCCGGTGGGGGTGACCAGGGCGGGCACGGATTTCACACCTGCTTTTTCCGCTTCTTCGATGCGCGGTTTGTCTTCACCAAAGTGGACAATTTCCACGTTTTGCGGGCCTATCAGGTCAATGATTTCACGTTCGGCACTGAGGCAAACGGGGCATCCTGCGTGGTAAAAGATTGATTTTTTCATGGATGATAAATGGTTTTGTTGATGCGATATTGCATTGCAAATATAGTAAGGAATCCTAACTAAACAAGATATGGAAAGGAATTTTCAATGGACAAAACAGGGTTATTGTGAAGGTATCCCAGTCTTTGATCCATCAT
Coding sequences within:
- a CDS encoding MarR family transcriptional regulator; the encoded protein is MGKSIFNPSHQQKDVPAKIVAGLERISEAFKVLLWEKAKALGLSPIQIQLLIFVAYHKNELCNVSHLAQEFNVTKPTISDAVRILAQKKLIVKNFSTSDSRGYTIGLSAAGERAVSETEGFANPLKTQLGTLAQKDLENLFTSLGHLIYQLYQGGILSVQRTCYGCRFYSHTKKKDYCNLLHMELKKNDIRLDCPEFESIDG
- a CDS encoding thioredoxin family protein: MKKSIFYHAGCPVCLSAEREIIDLIGPQNVEIVHFGEDKPRIEEAEKAGVKSVPALVTPTGNVLHINFGASMADVKA